From a region of the Magnetococcales bacterium genome:
- the flgK gene encoding flagellar hook-associated protein FlgK: protein MAITDILNSSKLGLFASQGALKVTSHNIANANTPGYSRQVVSLAANPKSIFGSGVGGEGVQISDVGRKVDELIDRQLQLSNSESGRLDARDRFLDQIENVFNDLNGDGFASRLEKFFDSVSSAADNPANTVARAQVVSDAQSLTLQANKMYSRLTEMALPVDKEVTNQLSDLNSQLKNFRDINVQIVRANSAGTAPLDLLDQRQELLNKLSGMIDVQVLAGASGSMVLQTRSGQLLVDEKYVAQFSRNDRTTTTGFSGIGVDGQSFDFTSLVGGGTLKGLLEIRDQAINGSGGYLTRLESIVDEIRFQVNSIQSQSVASGMNTTQTGVMNLGGDLSTSIGSLVTDARSGKYQGSPTDLSRVQKGEITFAYGPNADNLTWATVQIDPATQSLTQIKNLLNASLAVSATITPDNRLQISSKPVTSTTGTTGTATTTTTSPGVYGVVSDTSNILAALGIGAMFGGNGAQDMVANPELLRDTNQLPVSQVYKDVNGVPRFDDAGNSGLMALGALRTVNFTIVGHATTFSRHYADIVGDIGVDGRQNKESIVAQKSTTDFLQQTRDSVSGVSMEEELTDLVKFQRAFQASSKMVSITDELLQSIIGMAR, encoded by the coding sequence ATGGCGATCACGGATATCTTGAACAGCTCCAAGCTGGGTCTCTTTGCCAGTCAGGGCGCACTGAAGGTGACTTCACACAACATCGCCAACGCCAACACGCCGGGTTATTCGCGGCAGGTGGTTTCTCTGGCGGCGAATCCGAAGTCGATTTTTGGGAGCGGTGTGGGTGGTGAAGGGGTGCAGATCTCCGATGTGGGTCGGAAGGTGGATGAGTTGATCGACCGGCAGTTGCAACTGAGCAACAGTGAAAGCGGGCGGTTGGATGCGCGGGATCGGTTTTTGGACCAGATCGAGAATGTGTTTAATGATCTGAATGGTGACGGATTTGCCTCCCGCCTGGAAAAGTTTTTTGATTCAGTCAGCAGCGCGGCTGACAACCCGGCCAATACTGTGGCGCGTGCGCAGGTGGTGAGTGATGCCCAGAGTCTCACTCTTCAGGCCAACAAGATGTATTCGAGATTGACGGAGATGGCCCTGCCTGTAGACAAGGAAGTGACCAATCAACTGAGCGATTTGAATAGTCAACTGAAAAATTTTCGTGATATCAACGTCCAAATTGTGCGCGCCAACAGTGCGGGTACTGCCCCTCTGGATCTTTTGGATCAACGGCAGGAGTTGTTGAACAAGCTGAGCGGCATGATCGATGTGCAGGTTTTGGCTGGCGCCAGTGGCAGTATGGTCCTGCAAACCCGGTCGGGTCAGTTGTTGGTGGATGAAAAATATGTAGCGCAGTTTTCGCGTAATGATCGAACGACAACGACAGGGTTTTCCGGGATCGGCGTCGATGGGCAATCTTTTGATTTTACCTCACTGGTTGGTGGCGGGACGTTGAAGGGGTTGTTGGAAATCCGGGATCAGGCGATCAATGGCAGTGGTGGATATTTGACCCGTCTGGAGTCGATTGTTGACGAAATCCGTTTTCAGGTGAATTCGATACAGAGCCAATCCGTAGCTTCCGGGATGAACACGACACAGACAGGGGTGATGAATCTGGGTGGCGACTTGAGCACATCGATCGGTTCCCTGGTGACGGATGCCCGGAGTGGCAAGTACCAGGGGAGTCCGACTGATCTTTCTCGGGTGCAGAAGGGGGAGATCACGTTCGCTTATGGCCCGAATGCCGACAATTTGACATGGGCGACGGTGCAGATTGATCCGGCGACGCAGAGTCTGACGCAGATCAAGAACCTGTTGAATGCTTCATTGGCCGTCAGCGCAACCATCACGCCGGATAACCGGTTGCAGATCAGCAGCAAGCCGGTGACCAGCACAACGGGAACGACCGGAACAGCTACCACAACGACCACATCGCCGGGGGTTTATGGGGTGGTCTCGGATACGAGCAATATTTTGGCGGCCCTGGGGATCGGGGCGATGTTTGGCGGCAACGGGGCGCAGGATATGGTGGCCAACCCGGAGTTGCTGAGGGATACGAACCAGTTGCCGGTGTCGCAAGTGTACAAGGATGTCAACGGTGTTCCCCGGTTTGATGATGCGGGAAACTCCGGCTTGATGGCCCTGGGCGCTCTGCGGACGGTCAATTTTACGATCGTCGGTCATGCGACGACCTTCAGCCGTCACTATGCGGATATTGTCGGTGACATCGGTGTGGATGGCAGACAGAACAAGGAGTCGATCGTCGCGCAAAAATCGACCACCGATTTTTTGCAACAGACGCGCGATTCGGTCTCTGGTGTGTCGATGGAAGAGGAGTTGACCGATCTGGTCAAGTTTCAACGCGCCTTTCAGGCATCCAGCAAGATGGTGTCGATTACCGACGAGTTGTTGCAGTCGATCATCGGGATGGCGCGGTAA
- a CDS encoding flagellin FliC → MITINTNLSGIMIGRQIDKTNTDLNKSFMRLSSGVRINSAGDDPGGFGMTQRLTAEIRGNNMVMRGVNDAASLFQIADGATSSMVDSLQRMREIAVQASSGTSTTTDRNNLNAEFLQLWSEIDRIATGTTYANISPLMGSIASALTIPLTAYSGGASLVLGAVLSHAVTFSSLAGCTTLNLTGTAGGTSAALSTISGLDVAIASLSSMRAGIGVMQTRLESVASNLSQFIEAGEAARSRILDTDIANEVANMSRTSILKQAGMSVLAQANQQFGSILSLLRS, encoded by the coding sequence ATGATTACCATCAATACGAATTTATCCGGGATCATGATCGGCAGGCAGATCGACAAGACGAATACAGATCTGAACAAATCGTTCATGCGGCTCTCTTCAGGTGTGCGCATCAACTCAGCTGGCGATGATCCGGGTGGGTTTGGAATGACCCAGAGGTTGACGGCTGAAATTCGTGGCAACAACATGGTGATGAGAGGCGTCAACGATGCTGCCTCGTTGTTTCAGATTGCCGATGGTGCAACCAGCAGCATGGTGGATTCGTTGCAACGCATGCGGGAAATTGCCGTCCAGGCTTCCAGCGGCACCTCGACGACCACTGACCGCAACAACCTCAACGCCGAGTTTTTACAGCTGTGGTCTGAAATCGATCGCATTGCGACCGGGACGACCTATGCCAACATTTCTCCACTGATGGGAAGTATCGCGTCTGCTCTGACGATCCCTCTTACGGCCTACAGCGGCGGTGCCAGCCTTGTTTTGGGTGCAGTTTTGAGCCACGCTGTGACATTCAGCTCCCTGGCGGGTTGTACAACGCTTAACTTGACGGGCACGGCTGGTGGTACCTCCGCTGCCCTTTCCACCATCTCCGGTCTGGATGTGGCCATTGCCAGTTTGTCCAGCATGCGCGCTGGCATCGGCGTGATGCAGACGCGGCTTGAATCGGTGGCGTCAAACCTGTCCCAGTTTATCGAGGCTGGTGAGGCTGCCAGATCACGCATCCTGGACACGGATATCGCGAACGAGGTTGCCAATATGAGCCGGACATCCATTCTGAAGCAGGCCGGGATGTCGGTTTTGGCACAAGCGAATCAACAGTTTGGATCCATCTTGTCCCTGCTGCGGTCATAG
- a CDS encoding flagellin FliC — MGLSINTNINSVIAQKNLGLASSKLSKSYQRLSSGLRVNNASDDAAGLGIASSLMGQIRGANMASRNVNDALSVLQVADGALDETVNSLQRMRELAVQASNGVLTSTDRDNLNTEFQQLMSEVNRIAGGAKFNGQTLLMGSLTAFQVQVGQYSGQILSITVNCALAASIIGTGSLGGAGGSAAYSAITQLDYAITSVANIRATIGALQNRFDSVVSTLGNIAVTTDAARSRIMDADIATETALLTRNSILQQAATSVLVQANQSPQVAMALLNGR, encoded by the coding sequence ATGGGTCTTTCTATCAACACCAACATCAACTCCGTTATTGCCCAAAAAAATCTGGGACTTGCATCTTCAAAGCTGTCCAAGTCGTATCAAAGATTGTCCTCGGGTTTGCGGGTCAACAATGCGTCGGATGATGCGGCGGGGTTAGGTATTGCGTCGTCATTGATGGGACAGATTCGCGGCGCCAACATGGCGAGCCGGAATGTTAATGACGCACTTTCGGTACTTCAGGTGGCTGATGGCGCCTTGGATGAGACGGTCAATTCGCTGCAAAGAATGCGAGAATTGGCTGTGCAGGCATCCAACGGTGTGTTGACTTCTACGGATCGCGACAATTTGAACACCGAGTTCCAACAGCTCATGTCCGAGGTAAACCGGATTGCCGGCGGCGCCAAATTCAACGGGCAGACCCTGCTTATGGGAAGCCTCACCGCTTTTCAGGTTCAAGTTGGACAATACAGCGGGCAAATTCTGTCCATCACGGTCAACTGCGCCCTGGCGGCATCCATCATTGGTACAGGGTCACTGGGTGGCGCGGGAGGATCGGCGGCCTACTCGGCGATTACCCAGCTTGACTATGCCATTACGAGTGTTGCCAACATTCGTGCAACGATAGGTGCCCTGCAAAACCGGTTTGATTCGGTCGTTTCGACCTTGGGTAATATTGCTGTCACAACCGACGCAGCCCGTTCACGCATCATGGATGCGGATATTGCGACGGAGACAGCCTTGTTGACCCGCAACTCCATTCTGCAACAGGCTGCAACGTCGGTTTTGGTGCAGGCAAACCAGTCACCGCAGGTAGCTATGGCCCTGTTGAATGGACGGTAA
- a CDS encoding inositol monophosphatase: MQQSPILTVITRAARKAGSIALRHFDRRDELTIREKYPHDFVSEADTNVEKEILYHLRKAYPQYGILAEESAQDKKLRQGWYWIIDPIDGTTNFLRGIPHFAISIALAQDDVIMAGAVFDPVLDELFTAERGRGAFLNDRRIRVAATASLGDAFLATGFPVRETELRTFYLQSFARLLMASGPGLRRSGSAALELAYTAAGRFDGFWELNLSPWDIAAGILLVRESGGFVSDLNGEGGFLNSGDVVAANPHLHAQLLAELKNSGLFSPAISGADKKI; this comes from the coding sequence ATGCAACAATCTCCCATTCTCACCGTCATCACCCGGGCGGCCCGCAAGGCCGGCAGCATTGCCCTGCGCCATTTCGACCGACGGGACGAACTCACCATCCGGGAAAAATACCCGCATGATTTTGTCTCCGAAGCCGACACCAACGTGGAAAAAGAGATTCTTTACCATCTGCGCAAGGCCTATCCGCAATATGGCATCCTGGCCGAAGAGAGTGCGCAGGACAAAAAGTTGCGTCAGGGTTGGTACTGGATCATCGACCCCATCGATGGAACCACCAATTTTTTGCGTGGCATCCCCCACTTTGCCATTTCCATCGCTCTGGCCCAGGACGATGTCATCATGGCCGGCGCCGTTTTCGACCCGGTCCTGGACGAGCTTTTCACCGCTGAAAGAGGGCGTGGGGCCTTTCTCAACGACCGACGCATCCGGGTCGCAGCCACCGCCTCGCTGGGCGACGCCTTCCTGGCTACCGGTTTCCCGGTCCGCGAAACAGAGTTGCGCACCTTCTACCTGCAATCCTTTGCCAGGCTCCTGATGGCCAGTGGTCCCGGTCTGCGCCGCTCCGGCAGTGCCGCCCTGGAGTTGGCCTATACGGCAGCGGGACGTTTCGATGGTTTTTGGGAGTTGAACCTCAGCCCCTGGGATATCGCCGCCGGGATACTTCTGGTTCGGGAGTCGGGTGGTTTCGTTTCGGATCTCAATGGCGAGGGGGGGTTCCTCAACTCGGGCGATGTGGTGGCTGCCAATCCCCATCTGCATGCCCAACTTCTGGCGGAGCTCAAAAACTCCGGGCTTTTCTCGCCAGCCATAAGTGGCGCTGACAAAAAAATTTGA
- a CDS encoding flagellin FliC: MGLSINTNINSVIAQKNLGLASAKLSKSYQRLSSGLRINGASDDAAGLGIASSLSAQIRGANMASRNVNDALSVLQVADGALDETVNSLQRMRELAVQASNGVLSSTDRDNLNTEFQQLMSEVNRIASGSKFNGQTLLMGSLTAFQVQVGQYSGQILSITVNCALAASIIGTGSLGGAGGSAAYSAITQLDYAITSVANIRATIGALQNRFDSVISTLGNVAVTTDAARSRIMDADIATETAMLTRNSILQQAATSVLVQANQSPQIAMALLSGR, encoded by the coding sequence ATGGGTCTTTCTATCAACACCAACATCAACTCCGTGATTGCCCAAAAAAATCTGGGATTGGCATCCGCAAAGCTGTCCAAATCGTATCAAAGATTATCTTCAGGCTTGCGGATCAATGGCGCGTCGGATGATGCGGCGGGGTTGGGTATTGCATCGTCATTGTCGGCCCAGATTCGCGGCGCCAATATGGCGAGCCGAAATGTCAATGACGCGCTTTCGGTACTTCAGGTGGCCGATGGCGCCCTTGATGAAACAGTCAATTCGCTGCAAAGAATGCGTGAATTGGCGGTGCAGGCATCCAACGGCGTGTTGAGTTCCACGGATCGTGACAATTTGAACACCGAGTTCCAACAGCTCATGTCCGAGGTGAACCGGATTGCCAGTGGCTCCAAGTTCAATGGGCAGACCCTGCTTATGGGAAGCCTGACGGCCTTTCAAGTTCAGGTCGGACAGTACAGTGGGCAAATTCTGTCCATCACGGTCAACTGCGCCCTGGCAGCGTCCATCATCGGTACCGGGTCATTGGGTGGTGCGGGAGGATCGGCGGCCTACTCGGCGATTACCCAGCTTGACTATGCCATTACAAGTGTTGCCAACATTCGGGCAACGATTGGTGCTCTGCAAAACCGATTTGATTCGGTCATCTCGACTTTGGGTAATGTCGCCGTCACAACCGACGCGGCTCGTTCACGCATCATGGATGCGGATATTGCGACGGAGACAGCCATGTTGACCCGCAACTCCATTCTGCAACAGGCTGCAACGTCGGTTTTGGTGCAGGCAAACCAGTCACCGCAGATAGCCATGGCCCTGTTAAGTGGACGGTAA
- a CDS encoding flagellar assembly protein FliW produces the protein MLEFNEGEIIQLNEGLLGFPLSRRFLLFPYGEDSSFFWLQSVDEPEIAFIVINPFDFFSDLEFAIQDPDAESISLTRGEDVEIFCLVTIPEGRPEEMRTNLAGPVVVNVVNRLGKQILLKEYSPRQPLIPESLRQTFKEQNESAQRARNQVRVSAGV, from the coding sequence ATGTTGGAGTTTAATGAGGGCGAAATCATCCAACTGAACGAGGGATTGCTGGGTTTTCCGTTGAGCAGGCGGTTTTTGCTCTTCCCCTATGGAGAGGACTCCTCGTTTTTCTGGCTGCAGTCGGTGGATGAACCGGAAATTGCCTTCATCGTCATCAACCCGTTTGACTTTTTTTCCGACCTGGAGTTTGCCATCCAGGATCCGGACGCGGAGTCCATCAGCCTGACCCGGGGGGAGGATGTGGAAATCTTCTGTCTGGTGACCATCCCGGAAGGGCGTCCCGAGGAGATGCGGACCAATCTGGCTGGCCCCGTGGTGGTGAATGTGGTCAATCGTTTGGGAAAACAGATCCTGCTGAAAGAGTATTCGCCGCGTCAGCCTCTCATTCCCGAGAGCCTGCGCCAGACCTTCAAGGAGCAGAACGAAAGCGCCCAACGGGCACGGAATCAGGTGCGGGTTTCCGCCGGGGTTTGA